From a region of the Dictyostelium discoideum AX4 chromosome 2 chromosome, whole genome shotgun sequence genome:
- a CDS encoding EXS domain-containing protein, whose amino-acid sequence MKFRDYLKDNKVSHWRDKYIDYEYLKNLIDNEYINAEILNSAIIDLPLSPEEQNNINKNNNNNNNNNNNNNNNNNNNNNINNNNNNNNTLKDGEQTNSNNISIPNQMAPQESSGEDEDDENENGNGVVGDEDGGDDDEIEMDELVIDDNGEIINITATAGSRVKVKKGINKGVKRLKKIAKNTNNRLSRMVSRSPKNKGLGSSSEIEGDEFQLDGGGISSQIEMVASNNITGATVFVPQETFQDGFIDQVNKVDIFFVDRYRKTKFKCVDLVGMIPFLSDNEQLRTIRNIDYVKQGFHDNYHYLESLESYKNLNLDGFYKILDKYEKINPRIAKECRKYLENTRLTSTNSPVRELSRRIKQIYARYFTGNDIKLANNQIRTNKQVNQFQNYIIGFLIGASAILIAQVIFKFYYYFPDVADSPKNSPMAWLLFRISSLPIILGTLFALMTKLWEKAGINYVFIFELKPDIKRSSSRYLMYGMIFVTMWLVVFNVYVDSISNKTGSPETSRYLLLIPLLFILGSIFFLILPFKVLAHRTRFWVLHKMSKVVQAPFVPVRFPDFFMSVQLLCLGEFLFNMQQIVCMFKFNDPLYSPSGVCFKHKAVIFPILSVLPFYWRVMQCVRRFWETGQFFPHITSAIRSTFSIVTNILLWVANNYGNKEWSWIKILWFIINVVGTVYKLYADFTVDWGLFLNYKTNKQWPLREKMVFKRKWVYYVAMSFDTFFRFVWLIVFSIRQGTSYKLDHPLFLFWFSLSEIAWAAQFIFFRVESEHVQCADTYSHFKDIPLPFSQDYKNYMEEKKSRYDEKKPHHHHHHDNNNNETKDGSGGTHHRRNLSNGHHPYDDDDDDESIDSDADSKDLNLESNSEFVDDEGYNQRKNSIISSIKKIASTQELNSMNRISSHPDLYSTMQRFAGHVPDSNSSMPRMYSHPDFNHPIPRVLTSHVEVNPSTLRTVPQHRLNNIPNQRIISHADINPQHLRVGSPRVEFNSTVQQRSPHGEIQSSMIRNHSRADLNSSMQRIQSHPELNSSNRNQVDPNSPMNRLITRADLNKSR is encoded by the exons atgaaatttagagattatttaaaagataataaagttAGTCATTGGAGAGATAAATATATAGattatgaatatttaaaaaatttaatagacaatgaatatataaatgctgaaatattaaatagtgcaataattgatttaccaTTATCCCCAGAAgaacaaaataatataaataaaaataataataataataataataataataataataataataataataataataataataataatataaataataataataataataataatacattaaaAGATGGTGAacaaacaaattcaaataatatttcaatacCAAATCAAATGGCTCCACAAGAAAGTTCtggtgaagatgaagatgatgaaaatgaaaatggtaatggtgttgttggtgatgaagatggtggtgatgatgatgagatTGAAATGGATGAATTGgttattgatgataatggtgagATTATAAATATAACAGCAACAGCTGGTAGTAGAGTTAAAGTTAAAAAAGGAATTAATAAAGGTGTTaaaagattgaaaaaaatagccaaaaatacaaataatagaTTAAGTAGAATGGTATCACGTTCACCAAAAAACAAAGGTCTCGGTAGTAGTAGTGAGATTGAAGGTGACGAATTTCAATTggatggtggtggtatttCATCTCAAATTGAAATGGTTgcaagtaataatattacaggTGCTACTGTATTCGTTCCACAAGAAACTTTTCAAGACGGTTTCATTGATCAAGTAAATAAAGTGGATATATTCTTTGTTGACCGTTATAGAAAGACTAAATTCAAATGTGTCGATCTGGTTGGTATGATTCCATTTTTATCAGATAATGAACAACTAAGAACCATAAGAAATATTGATTATGTTAAACAAGGTTTCCATGATAACTACCATTATTTGGAATCATTAGAATCttataaaaatttgaatttggatGGTTTCTATAAGATATTGgataaatatgaaaaaataaatccaaGAATTGCCAAAGAGTGTAGAAAATATTTAGAAAATACAAGATTAACCTCTACCAATAGTCCAGTTAGAGAGTTATCAAGAAgaattaaacaaatttacGCTCGTTATTTCACtggtaatgatattaaattggcaaataatcaaattagaACCAATAAACAAGttaatcaatttcaaaattatattattggtTTCTTAATTGGTGCAAGTGCTATTTTAATTGCTCAagtaattttcaaattttattattatttcccaGATGTTGCTGATTCTCCCAAAAATTCTCCAATGGCTTGGTTGCTATTCCGTATTTCCTCTTTACCAATTATTCTCGGTACTTTATTTGCTTTGATGACTAAACTATGGGAGAAAGCTGGTATTAAttatgtatttatttttgaactAAAACCTGATATTAAAAGATCTTCATCAAGATATTTAATGTATGGTATGATTTTTGTAACAATGTGGCTAGTGGTTTTCAATGTTTATgttgattcaatttcaaataaaactgGTAGTCCAGAAACTTCTCGTTACTTACTTTTAATTCCATTGTTATTTATCTTGGGttcaattttctttttaattctaCCATTTAAAGTATTGGCTCATCGTACTAGATTTTGGGTTTTACATAAAATGTCTAAAGTTGTTCAAGCCCCATTCGTTCCAGTTAGATTCCCAGATTTCTTTATGTCTGTACAATTATTATGTTTGGGTGAATTTTTATTCAATATGCAACAAATAGTCTGtatgtttaaatttaatgatccACTTTATTCTCCATCTGGTGTTTGTTTTAAACATAAAGCTGTAATCTTCCCAATTTTAAGTGTTTTACCATTCTACTGGCGTGTTATGCAATGTGTACGTCGTTTCTGGGAAACTGGTCAATTCTTCCCACATATAACTAGTGCTATTAGATCtacattttcaattgttacTAATATTCTTTTATGGGTTGCAAATAATTATGGTAATAAGGAATGGAGTTGGATTAAAATCTTATGGTTTATCATCAATGTCGTTGGTACAGTTTATAAACTTTATGCTGATTTTACTGTTGATTGGg gtttatttttaaattataaaactaataaacaATGGCCATTAAGAGAAAAAATggtatttaaaagaaaatgggTTTATTATGTTGCAATGTCATTTGATACATTCTTTAGATTTGTATggttaattgttttttcaattagACAAGGTACATCATATAAATTAGATCATCCATTGTTTTTATTCTGGTTTTCATTGTCTGAAATTGCATGGGCTGCTCAATTCATTTTCTTCCGTGTTGAAAGTGAACATGTTCAATGTGCTGATACCTATAGTCATTTCAAGGATATTCCACTCCCATTCAGTCAAGATTACAAGAACTATATggaagaaaagaaatcaagATATGATGAAAAGAAAccacatcatcatcaccatcacgataataataataatgaaaccaaagatggtagtggtggtacaCATCACCGTCGTAATCTTAGTAATGGTCACCATCCatatgatgacgatgatgatgatgaatcaattgattcagaTGCTGATagtaaagatttaaatttagaatcaaattctgaatttgttgatgatgaaggtTATAATCAAAGAAAGAATTCAATCATCTCTTCAATTAAGAAAATTGCTTCAACTCAAGAATTAAACTCAATGAATAGAATTAGTTCTCATCCAGATTTATATTCTACAATGCAAAGATTCGCCGGACACGTTCCAGATTCAAATAGTTCAATGCCAAGAATGTATTCACATCCAGATTTTAATCATCCAATTCCAAGAGTTTTAACATCTCATGTTGAAGTTAATCCATCAACATTAAGAACAGTTCCACAACatagattaaataatattccaAATCAAAGAATTATCTCCCATGCTGATATAAATCCACAACATTTAAGAGTTGGTTCACCACGtgttgaatttaattcaacAGTTCAACAAAGAAGTCCACACGGTGAAATTCAATCTTCAATGATTAGAAATCATAGTAGAGctgatttaaattcttcaatgCAAAGAATTCAATCACATCCAGAACTAAACTCTTCAAATAGAAATCAAGTTGACCCAAATTCTCCAATGAATAGACTTATAACTCGTgctgatttaaataaaagtagATAA